A segment of the Pseudomonadota bacterium genome:
TCATGAACCGTTTCTGACTTTTATTTGCCCCCTTCGCTATAGCGCCTATTTTGCCAGATTTTAGCGTAAAAAGCCTGATTATCTTGTCTGATTCACCGTACGCCCTTTTAAAAAGGACTATCGCCTCATCCTTATGCAGCGCCATTATCGTTCTATGATTTCCTTTTGTTTATCCGGCTTGAAGATGAATTTTGTGTCATCAATGCCTTGATTTACCTTGATGGATGAGAATTCCACCGTGTTTATATTGCCTGTGAATTCATGAATCTCAATCTTTCTTACCATATTCCGTTTATCTATCCACACCTTCGCAAGATTTACTGTTCCATCCTTTTTCGGGAGAAGCTCTAAAATTTCCAATTCACCTGATAAGCTTTGTTGCTTCAGGGTAAAAAGTTCGTCTATCTTTGATATATCCTCTATCAAATCGAGAAATGTGCCCCCTGTCTTTGCCTTGTTAATCCTTTCCTTAATTACAAAAGGTTTCTCATCCTCTGACTGCCAGATGTATTTCCCGTCATAGAGGAAATACTTTACCTTGGGTTTGTTATACCTCCAAAGAAACCCCCTCTGCCTTTTATAGAAAAATTCCCCATCAAATTCCCTTCCCTTCTTCAAGCCTGCTATGTATATCTTCTGGTGAAATGTTGCCTGCATTGTGGTTATTTCCGAGTATGCTTTTTTAATTGCATCGAAAGGAGAGGCATATCCTCTGCTTGCAAATGCACATATGATGCACGTTAGAACTATTGTGATTCTTCTCATTATTATTATGTCTTTAATGGTTCCCATCTGAAATAACCAATGACCAAATTACAAGTTCCAAATGATAAGTAACAGTCAACTCCAGTTTGATTATTGATTATTCGGAAATTTGTGATTGTTTGATAATTGGTCATTGAAAATTGGTTATTGTAATTTATCTGGATATTGGTTATTGGTGTTTGGTTATTCGTCATTTTCGTTTCAAAACTTCCCTCGGCTTCACACCATCGGAGGGACCAACAATCCCTTCACCCTCCATTCTTTCTACAATCCTTGCCGCCCTGTTATAACCTATTCTGAACCTTCTCTGAATCATGCTGATGGAGGCTTCTCCTTTTTCCATAACAAACTCCATTGCCTCCCTGTATTTCTCATCGTCTACCTCGGCAGCACCCCCTCCCTCTTCTTTTTCTTCTAATATTTCATGGTGATAGGTCGGGGTTCCCTGTTGTTTCAAAAACTCCACTATCCTCTTTATCTCTCCTTCTGATACATACGGTCCATGAAGCCTCTGCAATCTTCCAACACCGGGGCTCAAAAAGAGCATATCTCCATACCCGAGAAGGCTTTCTGCACCATTTGCATCAAGGATGGTCCTTGAATCTACCTTAGATGAGACCTGGCAGGAAATCCTCGCAGGGAAGTTTGCCTTTATTATACCTGTCAGCACATCAACAGAGGGTCTCTGGGTTGCAAGTATAAGATGGATACCTGACGCCCTCGCCATCTGTGCAAGCCTTGCAATATATTCCTCAACCTCCCTTGTAGAAACCATCATCAAGTCAGCAAGTTCGTCAATGACAACCACAATGTACGGTATGGTCTCCATCTCCTGCTTTGCCATCTTTTGATTATATTTCTCTATGCTCCTTACCCCTTTTTCCGCCATCATTAAGTATCTTCTCTCCATTTCATCGATCAGCCACCTGAGTGCTGTTTTCGCATTTTTAGGATTTGTGACAACCGGCAGAAGCAGGTGGGGAATGCCCTCGTAAAAGGAGAGTTCAAGCATCTTCAAATCAATCATGAGGAATCTTACATTTATCGGTGTTGCCTTGAATAGTAGGCTGCATATCATGCTGTTAAGGGATACGCTCTTTCCTGAGCCGGTAGACCCTGCAACCAGCAGGTGGGGCATCTTCGCAAGCTCTGCCACAAAAGGCTCACCTGATATTGTCTTACCAAGTGTAAGGGTAAGGTAGGAATGGGAGTCACTAAATACCTCAGATTCTATAATCTCTCTCAAATACACGGTTTGCCGTATTTTGTTAGGAATCTCTATGCCCACCACTGACTTTCCTGGGATGGGGGCAACTATCCTTATAGATACTGCACTCAACGCCATTGCAAGGTCGTCTGAAAGGTTTGATATTCTGCTTACC
Coding sequences within it:
- a CDS encoding outer membrane lipoprotein carrier protein LolA, producing MGTIKDIIIMRRITIVLTCIICAFASRGYASPFDAIKKAYSEITTMQATFHQKIYIAGLKKGREFDGEFFYKRQRGFLWRYNKPKVKYFLYDGKYIWQSEDEKPFVIKERINKAKTGGTFLDLIEDISKIDELFTLKQQSLSGELEILELLPKKDGTVNLAKVWIDKRNMVRKIEIHEFTGNINTVEFSSIKVNQGIDDTKFIFKPDKQKEIIER
- a CDS encoding DNA translocase FtsK 4TM domain-containing protein, which translates into the protein MSGELKKEILGIGLLGLFIFLLVSLLSYHPFDPSFNTLAGGTVKNLCGKVGSYISDLLIQIFGMMSYLLPAFTLLFSAFYLKKKQPPYPLVLSSGLALLFLSLSLLLEMIVGRIQLRGVGIPFSGFLGLLLEKTLVNLFSNFGSYLISIILFLISLFLIVQAPLLSIIEERVMRKRSVERRKEIKVTEEHKEEPKIEKKVVQESFDFFKDIGPYKLPPVSLLDPVEKKEVRVDKESIQLNASILEKKLKDYGIDGKVTEVRPGPVITMYEFEPAPGIKVSRISNLSDDLAMALSAVSIRIVAPIPGKSVVGIEIPNKIRQTVYLREIIESEVFSDSHSYLTLTLGKTISGEPFVAELAKMPHLLVAGSTGSGKSVSLNSMICSLLFKATPINVRFLMIDLKMLELSFYEGIPHLLLPVVTNPKNAKTALRWLIDEMERRYLMMAEKGVRSIEKYNQKMAKQEMETIPYIVVVIDELADLMMVSTREVEEYIARLAQMARASGIHLILATQRPSVDVLTGIIKANFPARISCQVSSKVDSRTILDANGAESLLGYGDMLFLSPGVGRLQRLHGPYVSEGEIKRIVEFLKQQGTPTYHHEILEEKEEGGGAAEVDDEKYREAMEFVMEKGEASISMIQRRFRIGYNRAARIVERMEGEGIVGPSDGVKPREVLKRK